From one Lolium rigidum isolate FL_2022 chromosome 4, APGP_CSIRO_Lrig_0.1, whole genome shotgun sequence genomic stretch:
- the LOC124706251 gene encoding hexose carrier protein HEX6-like: MAIGAFVEELPGGAGGGGYSGRVTPFVVLTCVVAGSGGILFGYDLGISGGVTSMDSFLKRFFPEVYRHKEDSKVSQYCQFNSELLTVFTSSLYIAGLVATLIASSVTRRFGRRASMLIGGTVFIAGSVFGGAAVNVPMLLLNRILLGIGLGFTNQSIPLYLSEMAPPQYRGAINNGFELSISIGILIANILNYCVVKITAGWGWRISLSMAAVPALFLTIGAIFLPETPSFIIQRDGNTDKARALLEKLRGTTSVQNELDDLVSASNLSRAMRYPFRNIFKRKYRPQLAMVLLIPFFNQLTGINVINFYAPVMFRTIGLKESASLLSSVATRLCATFANIVAMMVVDRFGRRKLFLVGGIQMILSQVAVGAILAAKFKDYGLMDKEYAYLVLTTMCVFVAGFAWSWGPLTFLVPTEICPLEIRSAGQSIVVAVVFLMTFVIGQTFLAVLCHIKSGTFFVFAAWICVMTLLIYMFLPETKKLPMEQMEQVWRSHWFWKKIVGEVEDKENEKEQQAGKIALPS; this comes from the exons ATGGCGATAGGAGCGTTCGTGGAGGAGCTGCCTGGCGGCGCCGGGGGCGGGGGTTACAGCGGCCGGGTGACGCCGTTCGTGGTGCTCACCTGCGTCGTCGCCGGCAGCGGCGGCATCCTCTTCGGCTACGACCTCGGCATCTCCG GTGGTGTCACCTCAATGGACTCATTTCTCAAGAGGTTCTTCCCGGAGGTATACCGCCACAAGGAGGACAGCAAGGTCAGCCAGTACTGCCAGTTCAACAGTGAGCTCCTCACCGTGTTCACCTCCTCACTCTACATTGCCGGCCTTGTCGCCACACTGATCGCATCATCTGTGACGAGGAGGTTTGGCCGCAGGGCATCCATGCTCATTGGCGGCACCGTCTTCATTGCCGGCTCAGTGTTCGGAGGTGCAGCCGTCAACGTGCCCATGCTGCTCCTCAACCGGATCCTGCTTGGGATAGGCCTGGGGTTCACTAACCAG TCAATCCCATTGTACCTGTCAGAAATGGCACCACCGCAGTACCGCGGTGCGATCAACAATGGATTCGAGCTCAGCATCAGCATCGGCATTCTCATTGCAAACATCCTTAACTACTGTGTGGTGAAAATCACAGCAGGGTGGGGCTGGAGGATATCCCTATCCATGGCCGCAGTCCCTGCTCTCTTCCTGACCATCGGCGCaatcttcctccctgagacgccAAGCTTCATAATTCAGCGTGACGGCAACACCGATAAGGCGAGAGCCCTGCTCGAAAAGCTGCGTGGAACCACCTCAGTGCAGAATGAGCTGGATGACCTGGTCTCTGCTAGCAACCTCTCAAGAGCAATGAGATACCCATTCAGAAACATATTCAAGAGGAAGTACAGGCCGCAGCTTGCCATGGTGCTTTTGATCCCTTTCTTCAACCAGCTCACCGGGATCAATGTGATAAACTTCTATGCCCCCGTGATGTTCCGGACAATCGGCCTCAAAGAGAGTGCGTCCCTCCTGTCCTCAGTTGCCACACGTCTCTGCGCGACGTTTGCTAACATCGTAGCGATGATGGTGGTCGACAGGTTCGGGCGCAGGAAGCTCTTCCTCGTAGGCGGCATCCAGATGATCCTGTCACAGGTTGCTGTTGGCGCCATCCTAGCTGCAAAGTTCAAGGACTATGGGTTGATGGATAAGGAGTATGCTTACCTTGTGTTGACCACCATGTGTGTGTTTGTTGCTGGATTTGCATGGTCATGGGGACCTCTCACATTCCTCGTTCCTACTGAGATCTGCCCCTTGGAGATCAGATCAGCAGGGCAGAGCATTGTGGTTGCTGTGGTCTTCTTGATGACATTTGTGATCGGCCAGACATTCCTCGCGGTTCTCTGCCACATCAAGTCAGGGACCTTCTTCGTCTTCGCTGCATGGATATGTGTGATGACGCTGCTGATTTACATGTTCCTGCCAGAGACAAAGAAGCTTCCCATGGAGCAGATGGAGCAGGTCTGGAGGAGCCATTGGTTCTGGAAGAAGATTGTTGGGGAGGTAGAGGATAAGGAAAATGAAAAGGAGCAGCAAGCAGGGAAAATCGCCTTGCCGAGCTAG